The genomic segment TTTTGTTTTGACTTTATTTTTGGTTTTCGGTTTTGGTTTTTTTGACGTTAGTTTTTTCGCGGCGATTTTCTTAGCCTTGCTTTTTACTTTGGCTGTTTTGGTTTTTGCTGTTGGTTTTACATTATTGTTGGCCGCAATATTTTTTCCGCTGATCATCGCGCGCACTTCGTCAATATGGCCCGGCACCGAAACTTTGCGCCAGATGCCGCGAATAATTCCTTTTTCATCGATCAGGAACGTTGCGCGTTCGATCCCCATATATTTGCGGCCATACATGGATTTTTCCGCCCATGTTCCATAATCTTCGCACAGGCTGCCATCTTCGTCGGACAATAAATCGAACGGCAGACTATATTTGGCGCGGAATTTATCATGGCTTTTAAGATCGTCCTTGGATACGCCAAGCACAATAGCGTTTAAATTGCGAAAAGCGGCGATGGAGTCGCGGAAATCGCAGGCTTCCATGGTGCAACCCGAAGTGTCGTCTTTCGGGTAGAAATACAAGACCACTTTCTTGCCAGAAAGTGAGGATAGACTGATTTTCTTCCCGCCTGTGGCCGTAACGTTGAAATTGGGAGCTTTATCGCCGATTTTTAATGCCATTTTATGGTCCTTCCGCAAATTTGGTTGGGATCTGTATGGTGATGATATAAACTAATCCGCTTATAGTGCAATAACCGTTTTTGTATTTTGTATGATTAAACGCAGTAGCAAATTGTTGATTGAAATCACCGGCGTCGTTTTGGCCGGTATCACGCTTATTGCCGTGGCGTTGGGCCTGCGTTTAATGATGGGGCCAATCGATCTCGATTATTTAAATCCTTACATTGTTTCGGGGTTGGTGGATAAAGACGCGCCGATGCGTCTGCAAATAGAACATACTCAAATGGAATGGGACGGCGATCACCAATCGGTGGTGTTGCGCCTGCAATCGCTGCAAGCGTTCGATGCCAATAATCAGCCCATGGCAACTTTGCCGGATCTGGCGATTGGAATCAGCGTGCCTAGTTTATTGATCGGCAAAATCGCGCCATCGCGCATTGTTTTGATTCAGCCTTCCTTGACGGTGATAAGGTATGCGGATGGGCATATTGGCTTATCGGATATGCGCAATGCGAATGCGGCGGTTGAAGAAACGCCGAAAGACAATCAAAATATTCTTGCCGAAGAAATATTGGACTCCTTAACCGGAAAAGATAACGGTCATCCGGCGCTTACGGCTTTGCGGCGGGTGGAAATCCGCGAAGGCGAGATTTTATTCGATGATCAGAAAAACGAAGTTTCATTATGGGCGCCTAAAGTAAATTTGAAATTGGTCCGCAACCGCAAGGGGATTTTTGGCCGCGCCGAATTGCAACTGGAAATGAATGAAAAAATCAGCCAGTTTAAAACCGATATCGCTTGGCCGGCCGGCGGCGACGATATTTCGGTTAAAAGCCAGTTTGAAAATATCGATTTTGCCAATATTGCCGCGCTATTGCCGGAAATGCGCGATTTCGCATTCTTGAAAACGCCGATTAGCGGCGAATTGAACGTCAACGGCACGCGCTCCGGCGTTATTCAGTCGATTTCATTTAAAGCCAAGGGAACTGGCGGACAAATCGAAAAGTCCGATTTTTTTGCCAAGGACGTTCCGGTACAGGGCATCAATCTGGATGCACAATATGATCAGCAAGGCAATCTGCACATTAACGCCGCCGATTTTAATTTTGGGACGATGAAGGCAAATGTGTCGGGCGATGTTATTAAAACCGCCGATCAATACCAAATGCATATCAAATCCGAAATTCATAATCTGGATATCAAGGATCTCGATATGTATTGGCCGCAGATCGTGGCCAAGGATGCGCGCGATTGGGTGGTTCCCAATGTGCAGCAGGGCCAGGTAAGCATTGCCAAAGCCGAATTTAAAGGTCACGCGCCAAAAGATAACCCGGCGCAATTGACAACCGATGAAGTAAAAGGCGAAATTCATTTCGCCGATGCGACCGTGGATTATTTTCACCCACTGCCGGTGGCAACCGGCGTTGACGGCGTGGCGACATTCGATGCCGATAATTTCTGGGTTAAAACCACCAGCGGCGCGGTGCAGAAAATAAATCTGGGCGCGGGGGATGTTACCATTCGCGGATTGTCGCAACACGATCAGGATATCGATATTAAAATCGCCGCATCCGGCGATCTGACAACGGCGATACAAATCGTCGATCACGAGCCGTTAAAATTGCCTAGCAAACGCGATATCAAAGCGGATTCGATTCGCGGCGATTTTACCGCCGATCTTAGTTTCAAGTTTCCCTTGCTAAAAGATCTGCAATTGGAACAATTGGCAATTGCTGTTAATGGAAATTTGCAGAAAGTATACTACAATAATGCGTTCTGGGGCTTTCCTTTATCGCGCGGACAAATGAAAATCGCAATTACGCAAAGCGATATGGAAATCAGCGGCGACGCCTATCTGGCCGGTCTTCCTATGGGATTGGTGTGGAAAGAAGATTTCCGTGACAAACCCAAAAATGTTCGCAGCCAGTATTTGGTATCGGCCGCGCTGCCGGATATTGGCATCGATATTCTGGACCTGCCGAAACCGCTGCCGATATCGGGCATAGCGGATGTGGAATTGGATTATGCGGTTCTGAATAAACAGGACAGCCGTTTATCCTTGAAAGCCAATTTGCAAAAAACAGCGATCGCGGTTCCGCAGGCCAATTGGTGGAAAGAAACCGGTACGCCGGCCACGGGCAAGATAGATATGATTCTAGCCAATAACGAGTTGCGGCAAATTTCCAATTTCGGTCTTGCGGCCAAGGATGTCAAAATCGACGGCACGGCGGAATTCAATGCCGGCAATATATTGTCGCGCCTTGAGGTAAAACAATTGCAAACCCCAGGCAATAATGCCCAAGTGATTATGAAGCGCGAGAAAGAAAAATCTTATGTAGTTAATTTATGGGGTAACCGGTTTGATATGGCGCATATTTATCGTGCGCGGGACGAAGAAAAAGACGATACAATTTATACCATAGACATAAACCTTGCCAATTTGTCCCTGGGCGGATTGCAAGATTTTATGCAGGTTAAATCGCGCAAAATTGTGAAAAATGGCGAATTCGAATCGATGCGGTTTAACGCGGTAACGCAAAATCAAAAAGAAAATCCCGTGCCGGCAGAAATAATAATTTTGCCGGATCCATCCGGTCGGCGTCTGACTGTTAAATCCGACGATGCCGGTTCGTTTCTGCGCGCGGCGGATATATATGATTCCATGCATGGCGGAAAAATCAGCATTGAAGGTGCTTATGACGATAAGAAAAAAGACCCAATTCTGAATGGCCGCGTTTTAATTACCAATTTTTCGGTCAAGGATGCGCCGATTTTGGCAAAATTGCTGAATCTTTCTTCCTTGCCTGGAATTTTACAAAATCTTTCCGGCGAAGGAATCGGTTTTGAAAAGCTCGCGGCCGATTTTAAATTGCAGAACGATCTGGTCAGCGTCAAAAAAGCCCGCGTCAGCGGATCGTCGATCGGATTGAAAGCCGATGGCAATATCGATTTAAATCGCGGCTTGTTCGATTTGGATGGGGTTCTGATTCCGGCCAATTCGATCAATAAAATCATTTCCGATATTCCGCTGGTGGGCACGATTTTGACCGCAGGCGGCGAGCAACCGTTGTTTGCTTTTACCTATAGTATTAAGGGTCCAACCGGCGCGCCGCGCGTAAGCGTGAATCCATTATCCGCCCTGACGCCTGGAATTTTGCGCGAAGTATTTGAAAACTAATTATATTTATAGAAATAATATTCCAAAAACCGGTCATTTAATATCGATTGATTGGCTTAAAAATCATTGATATAGAAACAAAAATTTTATTGGAGGGAATAATGAGAAACAATACAGCCTTAGCATGGGCATTGTCCGCTGCTGCCATTTTTACTTCGCCAGGTGTGGCATTTGATGGCACCGCCGCAGATCCAAGAAATGCGCTTCGCAATCCACCCACCAAACTTGATTTGAACAAGCTTATTGTTCAGGAAGTGCCGAAGGATGAAAACTCTACGGCAATCAATATATCCCAGGCTGTTAATGACAAGCAAATCGGAAGATTCGATATCTGTTGGATGGGCATTCGCGTAAATGCGATTGTTCCCCAGCGTTTTATTCAAGACGGTAAAATTGTTGAAAATGACAAATTACCCGCAGAATTAAAGCCGTCATTCTCCGATTGGTTGCAAGGGCATACGAGGTCTTATGAAGCGGCTATTTTCGGACAAAAAGAAGCCGACGCCCAACAGGCAATCAATAACTGCGTTTTTCTGCGCCAATCCATTAAACCCACCGATAAAATATTTCTAGACCAAGCT from the Alphaproteobacteria bacterium genome contains:
- a CDS encoding DUF3971 domain-containing protein translates to MIKRSSKLLIEITGVVLAGITLIAVALGLRLMMGPIDLDYLNPYIVSGLVDKDAPMRLQIEHTQMEWDGDHQSVVLRLQSLQAFDANNQPMATLPDLAIGISVPSLLIGKIAPSRIVLIQPSLTVIRYADGHIGLSDMRNANAAVEETPKDNQNILAEEILDSLTGKDNGHPALTALRRVEIREGEILFDDQKNEVSLWAPKVNLKLVRNRKGIFGRAELQLEMNEKISQFKTDIAWPAGGDDISVKSQFENIDFANIAALLPEMRDFAFLKTPISGELNVNGTRSGVIQSISFKAKGTGGQIEKSDFFAKDVPVQGINLDAQYDQQGNLHINAADFNFGTMKANVSGDVIKTADQYQMHIKSEIHNLDIKDLDMYWPQIVAKDARDWVVPNVQQGQVSIAKAEFKGHAPKDNPAQLTTDEVKGEIHFADATVDYFHPLPVATGVDGVATFDADNFWVKTTSGAVQKINLGAGDVTIRGLSQHDQDIDIKIAASGDLTTAIQIVDHEPLKLPSKRDIKADSIRGDFTADLSFKFPLLKDLQLEQLAIAVNGNLQKVYYNNAFWGFPLSRGQMKIAITQSDMEISGDAYLAGLPMGLVWKEDFRDKPKNVRSQYLVSAALPDIGIDILDLPKPLPISGIADVELDYAVLNKQDSRLSLKANLQKTAIAVPQANWWKETGTPATGKIDMILANNELRQISNFGLAAKDVKIDGTAEFNAGNILSRLEVKQLQTPGNNAQVIMKREKEKSYVVNLWGNRFDMAHIYRARDEEKDDTIYTIDINLANLSLGGLQDFMQVKSRKIVKNGEFESMRFNAVTQNQKENPVPAEIIILPDPSGRRLTVKSDDAGSFLRAADIYDSMHGGKISIEGAYDDKKKDPILNGRVLITNFSVKDAPILAKLLNLSSLPGILQNLSGEGIGFEKLAADFKLQNDLVSVKKARVSGSSIGLKADGNIDLNRGLFDLDGVLIPANSINKIISDIPLVGTILTAGGEQPLFAFTYSIKGPTGAPRVSVNPLSALTPGILREVFEN
- a CDS encoding thioredoxin-dependent thiol peroxidase, with the translated sequence MALKIGDKAPNFNVTATGGKKISLSSLSGKKVVLYFYPKDDTSGCTMEACDFRDSIAAFRNLNAIVLGVSKDDLKSHDKFRAKYSLPFDLLSDEDGSLCEDYGTWAEKSMYGRKYMGIERATFLIDEKGIIRGIWRKVSVPGHIDEVRAMISGKNIAANNNVKPTAKTKTAKVKSKAKKIAAKKLTSKKPKPKTKNKVKTKPAKTKSKRKRA